In Fusobacterium hwasookii, a single window of DNA contains:
- a CDS encoding ABC transporter substrate-binding protein, whose amino-acid sequence MKKKLLVLLAMVFSVLFLVACGGDPDKKEGAGTGKDTLVIAQGADAKSLDPHASNDNPSSRIRIQIYDRLMDLDDNGVPQPMLAESWERPDDKTIIFHLRKGVKFHNGDEMKASDVKFSLERALASPEVSHILAGINGVEVLDDYTVKVTTEKPMAAILNNLSHTTIAVLSEKATTEAGDKFGQNPIGTGPYKFVSWQSGDRVTLEAFPEYWQGEAPVKNVVFKNIIEETNRTIGLETGELDIVYDIQGMDKNKLKDDDRFVLIEGPQVSITYLGFNLKKAPYDNPKVREAISYAIDQKPIIDTVFLGAGEPANSIIGPNVWGYYDVEKFTQDVAKAKALLAEAGYPNGFKAKIWVNDNPVRRDTAVILQDQLKQIGIDLTIETVEWGAFLDGTARGDHEMYLLGWGTVTRDPDYGMFELVSSSTMGAAGNRSFYSNPEVDKLLEAGKTELDPEKRKDIYKQIQEIIRRDIPMYMIVYPLQNVVTQKNIKNFKLDPAQGHKIYGVIKE is encoded by the coding sequence ATGAAAAAGAAATTGTTGGTACTTTTGGCAATGGTTTTTAGTGTGCTATTTCTTGTAGCATGCGGAGGAGATCCAGATAAAAAAGAAGGTGCTGGTACTGGAAAGGATACTTTAGTTATAGCACAAGGTGCAGATGCTAAATCTTTAGATCCTCATGCATCAAATGATAACCCATCTTCAAGAATTAGAATTCAAATATATGATAGACTAATGGATCTTGATGATAATGGAGTTCCTCAACCTATGTTAGCAGAATCTTGGGAAAGACCTGATGATAAAACTATAATATTCCATTTAAGAAAAGGTGTTAAATTCCATAATGGTGATGAAATGAAAGCATCTGATGTTAAATTCTCATTAGAAAGAGCTTTAGCATCTCCTGAAGTTTCTCATATTTTAGCTGGAATAAATGGAGTAGAAGTTTTAGATGATTATACAGTAAAAGTAACTACTGAAAAACCTATGGCTGCTATTTTAAACAACTTATCTCATACAACTATTGCAGTATTAAGTGAAAAAGCTACTACTGAAGCTGGAGATAAATTTGGACAAAACCCAATAGGAACTGGACCATATAAATTTGTTTCATGGCAAAGTGGGGATAGAGTAACTTTAGAAGCTTTCCCTGAATATTGGCAAGGTGAAGCACCTGTTAAAAATGTAGTATTTAAAAATATAATTGAAGAAACTAATAGAACTATAGGACTAGAAACTGGAGAGTTAGATATAGTTTATGATATTCAAGGTATGGATAAAAATAAATTAAAAGATGATGATAGATTTGTTTTAATTGAAGGACCACAAGTTTCAATAACTTATCTTGGATTTAACTTGAAAAAAGCTCCTTATGATAATCCTAAAGTAAGAGAAGCTATATCTTATGCAATAGATCAAAAACCTATAATAGATACAGTATTTTTAGGAGCAGGAGAACCAGCAAATTCTATAATAGGACCTAATGTTTGGGGATACTATGATGTAGAAAAATTCACTCAAGATGTAGCAAAAGCAAAAGCATTATTAGCTGAAGCAGGATATCCAAATGGATTCAAAGCAAAAATTTGGGTAAATGATAACCCTGTAAGAAGAGACACTGCTGTTATATTACAAGATCAATTAAAACAAATTGGAATAGATTTAACAATAGAAACAGTTGAATGGGGAGCATTCTTAGATGGTACAGCAAGAGGAGATCATGAAATGTACTTATTAGGATGGGGAACAGTTACAAGAGACCCTGACTATGGTATGTTTGAATTAGTAAGTTCTTCTACTATGGGAGCAGCAGGAAATAGATCTTTCTATTCTAATCCAGAAGTTGATAAACTATTAGAAGCAGGAAAAACTGAACTTGATCCTGAAAAGAGAAAAGATATCTACAAACAAATTCAAGAAATTATAAGAAGAGATATTCCTATGTATATGATAGTTTATCCTTTACAAAATGTTGTAACACAAAAGAATATTAAAAACTTTAAATTAGATCCTGCACAAGGACACAAAATATATGGAGTAATAAAAGAATAA
- the nikB gene encoding nickel ABC transporter permease, with the protein MYKYILKRLVLLIPVMLGVTLLVFAIMYLTPGDPAQLILGESAPKEAVAALREKMGLNDPFFIQYFRFVKNALVGNFGKSYTTGREVFAEIFARFPNTVVLAVLGVIISILIGIPVGIISATKQYSLTDSFSMVLALLGVSMPVFWLGLMLILLFSAKLGIFPSGGFDGFKSVILPSIALGVGSAAIVTRMTRSSMLEVIRQDYIRTARAKGVAEKVVINQHALKNALIPIITVVGLQFGGLLGGAVLTESVFSWPGVGRLMVDAIRQKDTPTVLASVVFLAVVYSVVNLLVDLLYAFVDPRIKSQYK; encoded by the coding sequence ATGTATAAATATATATTAAAAAGATTAGTTCTTTTAATTCCTGTAATGTTGGGAGTTACACTATTAGTTTTTGCAATTATGTATTTAACTCCTGGTGACCCTGCTCAATTAATTTTAGGAGAAAGTGCTCCTAAAGAAGCAGTGGCAGCATTAAGAGAAAAAATGGGATTAAATGATCCATTTTTTATACAATACTTTAGATTTGTAAAAAATGCCTTAGTAGGGAATTTTGGTAAATCTTACACAACTGGTAGAGAAGTTTTTGCTGAAATATTTGCTAGATTTCCTAATACAGTTGTATTAGCAGTATTGGGAGTTATAATTTCTATTCTTATAGGAATACCTGTTGGAATAATTTCAGCAACAAAACAATACTCTCTTACAGATAGTTTTAGTATGGTTCTAGCTCTTTTAGGAGTTTCTATGCCAGTATTTTGGTTAGGACTTATGTTAATTTTATTATTCTCTGCAAAATTAGGAATATTCCCATCAGGAGGTTTTGATGGATTTAAAAGTGTAATTCTTCCTTCAATAGCTCTTGGAGTAGGTTCAGCTGCAATAGTAACAAGAATGACAAGATCATCTATGCTTGAAGTTATAAGACAAGATTATATTAGAACAGCAAGAGCAAAAGGTGTTGCAGAAAAAGTTGTTATAAATCAACATGCTTTGAAAAATGCTTTAATCCCAATAATTACAGTTGTAGGACTACAATTTGGTGGATTGCTTGGTGGAGCTGTTCTAACTGAATCTGTTTTTTCATGGCCAGGTGTTGGAAGACTTATGGTTGATGCTATAAGACAAAAAGACACTCCTACTGTTTTAGCATCTGTTGTATTTTTAGCAGTTGTATATAGTGTGGTTAATTTATTGGTTGACTTATTATATGCCTTTGTAGATCCAAGAATTAAGTCACAATATAAGTAG
- the nikC gene encoding nickel transporter permease, with protein sequence MENTKNKKQSQWREVFRMLKKNKMAMLGLIILVILILLALFADVIANYDTVVIKQNLAERLMPPNGKHWLGTDEFGRDIFARLIHGARVSLKVGILAISISVVVGGILGAVSGYFGGVIDNIIMRVVDIFLAVPSILLAIAIVSALGPSMLNLMISISVSYVPNFARIVRASVLSIRDQEFIEAAKAIGASNSRIIMKHIIPNSLAPVIVQGTLGVAGAILSTAGLSFIGLGIQPPAPEWGSMLSGGRQYLRYAWWVTTFPGVAIMITILSLNLLGDGLRDALDPRLKQ encoded by the coding sequence ATGGAAAATACTAAAAATAAAAAACAAAGTCAGTGGAGAGAAGTTTTTAGAATGTTAAAGAAGAATAAAATGGCTATGTTAGGTCTAATTATTCTTGTAATTTTAATTCTACTAGCTCTATTTGCAGATGTAATTGCAAATTATGACACTGTTGTTATAAAACAAAATCTTGCAGAAAGACTTATGCCACCTAATGGTAAACATTGGTTAGGTACAGATGAATTTGGTAGAGATATATTTGCAAGACTTATTCATGGTGCAAGAGTTTCATTAAAAGTTGGAATTCTAGCAATATCTATTTCAGTTGTAGTAGGTGGAATTTTAGGAGCAGTATCAGGATATTTTGGTGGAGTTATAGATAATATTATAATGAGAGTTGTAGATATTTTCTTGGCTGTTCCAAGTATATTACTTGCAATAGCAATAGTATCTGCACTAGGACCTAGTATGTTAAATTTAATGATTTCTATAAGTGTTTCTTATGTTCCAAACTTTGCACGTATAGTTAGAGCTTCTGTTCTTTCAATTAGAGACCAAGAATTTATTGAAGCTGCAAAAGCTATTGGTGCAAGTAACTCAAGAATAATAATGAAACATATAATTCCAAATTCATTAGCACCAGTTATTGTTCAAGGAACTTTAGGAGTTGCAGGAGCGATCCTATCAACAGCGGGATTAAGTTTCATTGGATTAGGAATACAACCTCCAGCACCAGAATGGGGTTCAATGTTATCAGGAGGAAGACAATATTTAAGATATGCTTGGTGGGTAACTACTTTCCCAGGTGTAGCAATAATGATAACAATTTTATCACTTAACTTATTAGGTGATGGATTGAGAGATGCACTTGACCCTAGATTGAAACAATAA
- a CDS encoding ABC transporter ATP-binding protein, whose translation MENKNLLEIRDLEIQYVKDDETVHAVNKINIDIAEGETLGLVGETGAGKTTTALGIMRLITGPTGKIKSGAINFNGKSILEIPEEEIRKIRGNDISMIFQDPMTSLNPVMTVGEQIAEVIEIHEQITKEQAMDKAAEMLELVGIPGARKNDYPHQFSGGMKQRVVIAIALACNPKLLIADEPTTALDVTIQAQVLDLMTDLKNKFKTSMLLITHDLGVVAQVCDKVAIMYAGEIVEYGTLEDVFENPKHPYTLGLFGSIPSLDEEKTRLVPIKGLMPDPTNLPSGCKFNPRCPHAVELCSQRSPVVTEVTKGHKVQCLIAEGLVKFKENWEEENE comes from the coding sequence ATGGAAAATAAAAATCTTTTAGAAATTAGAGATTTAGAGATACAATATGTAAAAGATGATGAAACTGTACATGCAGTTAATAAAATAAATATTGATATAGCAGAAGGAGAAACACTAGGTCTTGTTGGAGAAACAGGAGCAGGAAAAACTACAACAGCTCTTGGAATTATGAGATTAATTACAGGTCCAACTGGGAAAATAAAAAGTGGAGCTATAAATTTTAATGGTAAAAGTATATTAGAGATACCAGAAGAAGAAATTAGAAAAATCAGAGGTAATGATATTTCAATGATATTCCAAGATCCAATGACATCATTAAATCCTGTTATGACAGTTGGAGAACAAATAGCAGAAGTTATTGAAATACATGAACAAATAACAAAAGAGCAAGCTATGGATAAAGCTGCTGAAATGCTTGAATTAGTAGGAATTCCAGGTGCAAGAAAAAATGATTACCCTCACCAATTTTCAGGTGGTATGAAACAAAGAGTTGTTATTGCAATAGCTCTTGCTTGTAATCCAAAACTTTTAATAGCTGATGAACCAACAACAGCCCTTGATGTTACTATTCAAGCTCAAGTTTTGGATTTAATGACAGATTTAAAAAATAAATTTAAAACATCAATGTTACTTATAACACATGACTTAGGAGTTGTTGCACAAGTTTGTGATAAGGTAGCAATTATGTATGCTGGAGAAATAGTTGAATATGGAACATTGGAAGATGTTTTTGAAAATCCAAAACATCCATATACTTTAGGATTATTTGGTTCTATCCCAAGTTTAGATGAAGAAAAGACTAGATTAGTTCCAATAAAAGGTCTTATGCCTGATCCAACAAATTTACCTTCAGGATGTAAATTTAATCCTAGATGTCCTCATGCAGTTGAATTATGTTCTCAAAGATCACCTGTTGTTACAGAAGTTACAAAAGGACATAAAGTTCAATGTCTTATAGCAGAAGGATTAGTAAAATTTAAAGAAAACTGGGAGGAAGAAAATGAGTAA
- a CDS encoding ABC transporter ATP-binding protein: MSKILLEVKNLKKYFQTPKGQLHAVDNVNFAIEEGKTLGVVGESGCGKSTTGRTILRLLEATDGEILFEGKNIREYSKAEMKKLREEMQIIFQDPFASLNPRMTVSEIIAEPLIIHKKCKTKEELNNRVKELMDTVGLSQRLVNTYPHELDGGRRQRIGIARALALNPKFIVCDEPVSALDVSIQAQVLNLMKDLQEKLGLTYMFITHDLSVVKYFSNDIAVMYLGELVEKAPSKDLFKNPIHPYTKALLSAIPTINIRKKMERIKLEGEITSPINPGVGCRFAKRCIYAEEICFKESPKLEKVGEAHFFACHRAKELGFVDEK, from the coding sequence ATGAGTAAAATATTATTAGAAGTTAAAAATTTAAAAAAATATTTTCAGACTCCAAAAGGACAATTACACGCAGTAGATAATGTTAATTTTGCTATTGAAGAAGGTAAGACTTTAGGAGTTGTTGGTGAGTCTGGTTGTGGAAAATCTACAACAGGTAGAACAATTTTAAGACTTTTAGAAGCTACTGATGGGGAAATTTTATTTGAAGGAAAAAATATAAGAGAATACTCAAAAGCTGAAATGAAAAAGCTGAGAGAAGAAATGCAAATAATATTTCAAGATCCATTTGCATCTTTAAATCCAAGAATGACAGTAAGTGAAATAATTGCAGAGCCACTTATAATTCATAAAAAGTGTAAAACTAAAGAAGAACTTAATAATAGAGTAAAAGAACTTATGGATACAGTTGGTTTAAGTCAAAGACTTGTAAATACTTATCCTCATGAACTTGATGGTGGAAGAAGACAAAGAATAGGTATCGCAAGAGCCTTAGCTTTAAATCCTAAATTTATAGTTTGTGATGAGCCTGTATCAGCTCTTGATGTGTCTATACAAGCACAAGTTTTAAACTTAATGAAAGATTTACAAGAAAAATTAGGTTTAACATATATGTTTATAACACATGACTTATCAGTTGTTAAATACTTTTCAAATGATATAGCAGTTATGTATTTGGGAGAATTAGTTGAAAAAGCTCCTTCAAAGGATTTATTCAAAAATCCTATTCACCCATATACAAAGGCATTGTTATCAGCAATACCTACAATCAATATTAGAAAGAAAATGGAAAGAATTAAACTTGAAGGAGAAATTACTTCTCCTATCAATCCAGGTGTTGGATGTAGATTTGCAAAAAGATGTATTTATGCAGAAGAAATTTGTTTTAAAGAATCTCCAAAATTAGAAAAAGTTGGAGAAGCTCATTTCTTTGCTTGTCACAGAGCAAAAGAATTAGGCTTTGTTGATGAAAAATAA
- the citC gene encoding [citrate (pro-3S)-lyase] ligase: MNISKIYPNDKRSLKLIDDLLAKEEIRKDGNLDYTCAMFDDDLNIIATGSCFKNTLRCLAVDNSHQGEGLMNQIVTHLVDYEFSRGLTHLFLYTKNKSMKFFKDLGFFEIVNIENQIVFMENRRTGFSDYLDNLKKDIKDGKNIASLIMNANPFTLGHQYLVEKASNENDVLYLFIVSDDSSLVPFEVRKKLVIEGTKYLKNICYHETGDYIISSATFPSYFQKDEVAVIESQANLDIEVFTKIAKVLNINKRYVGEEPNSLVTNIYNQTMLKKLPENNIECIVVPRKKYSDNIISASTVRQIIKNGNLEDLKNLVPETTYNYFLSDEAKAIIDKIRSQDNVIHY, translated from the coding sequence ATGAATATTTCAAAAATATATCCAAATGACAAAAGAAGTCTTAAATTAATAGATGATTTATTAGCAAAAGAAGAAATTAGAAAAGATGGCAATTTAGATTATACCTGTGCCATGTTTGATGATGATCTAAATATTATTGCCACTGGAAGTTGTTTTAAAAATACTTTAAGATGTCTTGCAGTTGATAACTCTCATCAAGGAGAAGGGCTTATGAATCAAATAGTTACTCATCTTGTAGATTATGAATTTTCAAGAGGTTTAACTCATTTATTTCTATACACTAAAAATAAATCTATGAAATTTTTTAAAGATTTAGGTTTTTTTGAAATTGTAAATATAGAAAATCAAATTGTATTTATGGAAAATAGAAGAACAGGTTTCTCTGATTATTTAGATAATTTAAAAAAGGATATAAAAGATGGTAAAAATATAGCTTCACTTATCATGAATGCCAATCCTTTTACCTTAGGACATCAATATTTAGTTGAAAAAGCTTCAAATGAAAATGATGTATTATATCTATTTATAGTAAGTGATGATAGCAGTTTAGTTCCTTTTGAAGTTAGAAAAAAACTTGTCATTGAAGGAACAAAATATTTAAAAAATATTTGTTATCATGAAACAGGAGATTATATAATAAGTAGTGCAACATTCCCAAGCTATTTTCAAAAAGATGAAGTTGCAGTAATAGAAAGTCAAGCAAATTTAGATATTGAAGTTTTTACTAAAATTGCTAAAGTCTTAAATATCAATAAACGTTATGTTGGTGAAGAACCTAATAGTTTGGTAACAAATATCTATAATCAAACTATGTTAAAAAAATTACCTGAAAATAATATAGAGTGTATAGTAGTCCCTAGAAAAAAATATTCGGATAATATTATAAGTGCTTCAACAGTTAGGCAAATAATAAAAAATGGAAATTTAGAAGATTTAAAAAATCTTGTTCCAGAAACTACTTATAATTATTTTTTAAGTGATGAAGCAAAAGCTATAATAGATAAAATTCGTTCACAAGACAATGTAATCCATTATTAA
- the citX gene encoding citrate lyase holo-[acyl-carrier protein] synthase, which yields MQGIEVGIDEILDCREKRVAIQNKMIKKYNKPVISFTMNIPGPIKTNNEIKKAFDIGKNLILENLKENNIKVLEIQELNENTGNELFISVNSLDEKIKNMTVAIEESCELGRLFDIDVIDINFEKLSRKSFRKCLICEEQAQECGRSRKHSVKELQDKIEEILSKGAK from the coding sequence ATGCAAGGTATAGAGGTTGGAATTGATGAAATTTTAGACTGTCGTGAAAAGAGAGTAGCTATTCAAAATAAAATGATAAAAAAATATAATAAACCAGTTATATCTTTTACTATGAATATTCCAGGTCCAATAAAAACAAATAATGAAATAAAAAAGGCTTTTGATATTGGAAAAAATTTAATATTAGAAAATTTAAAAGAAAATAATATTAAAGTTTTAGAAATTCAAGAGCTTAATGAAAATACAGGAAATGAGTTATTTATTTCTGTCAATTCTTTAGATGAAAAAATAAAGAATATGACTGTTGCTATTGAAGAAAGTTGTGAACTTGGAAGGCTATTTGATATAGATGTTATTGATATAAATTTTGAAAAACTATCAAGAAAATCTTTTAGAAAATGTTTAATTTGTGAAGAGCAAGCTCAAGAATGTGGTAGAAGTAGAAAACATTCTGTTAAGGAGTTACAAGATAAAATTGAAGAAATACTAAGTAAAGGAGCTAAGTAA
- a CDS encoding VOC family protein, whose protein sequence is MKKYDNFFIPVDDIETARKYYETNLGLKVKFDFSDIGMVAFSIDGEEAAIILKDKNKFKDSKQTIWFEVNDVQSEYQKMKENGINFLSEPFKIRTGYAVEFEDPFGNRFGITDYSNLK, encoded by the coding sequence ATGAAAAAATATGATAACTTTTTTATTCCAGTAGATGATATTGAAACAGCAAGAAAATACTATGAGACTAACTTAGGCTTAAAAGTTAAGTTTGATTTTTCAGATATAGGAATGGTAGCATTCAGTATTGATGGTGAGGAGGCAGCAATAATATTAAAAGATAAAAATAAATTTAAAGATTCAAAACAAACTATATGGTTTGAGGTAAATGATGTGCAGTCTGAGTATCAAAAAATGAAAGAAAATGGGATTAATTTTTTATCAGAGCCTTTTAAAATAAGAACTGGGTATGCTGTTGAGTTTGAAGACCCATTTGGAAATCGGTTCGGAATAACTGATTATTCTAATTTAAAATAG
- the trpB gene encoding tryptophan synthase subunit beta — translation MTTENKKGYFGEFGGSYVPEVVQKALDKLEEAYNKYKDDEEFLKEYHHYLKDYSGRETPLYFAESLTNYLGGAKIYLKREDLNHLGAHKLNNVIGQILLAKRMGKKKVIAETGAGQHGVATAAAAAKFGMQCDIYMGALDVERQRLNVFRMEMLGATVHAVEEGERTLKEAVDAAFEAWINNIDDTFYVLGSAVGPHPYPSMVKDFQRVISQEARRQILEKENRLPDMVIACVGGGSNAIGAFAEFISDKEVKLVGVEAAGKGLNTDRHAATLTLGTVGVLDGMKTYALFNEDGSVKPVYSISPGLDYPGIGPEHAFLRDSKRAEYVPATDDEAVNALLLLTKKEGIIPAIESSHALAEVIKRAPKLDKDKIIIVNISGRGDKDVAAIAEYLKNKN, via the coding sequence ATGACAACAGAAAACAAAAAAGGTTATTTTGGAGAATTTGGTGGAAGTTATGTTCCAGAAGTAGTACAAAAAGCATTAGATAAATTAGAGGAAGCATACAACAAATATAAAGATGATGAAGAATTTTTAAAAGAATATCATCATTATTTAAAAGATTATTCAGGTAGAGAAACTCCTTTATACTTTGCTGAAAGCCTAACAAATTATTTAGGAGGAGCAAAGATTTATTTAAAACGTGAAGATTTAAACCATTTAGGTGCTCATAAGTTAAATAATGTTATAGGACAAATTTTACTTGCAAAAAGAATGGGTAAGAAAAAAGTTATTGCAGAAACAGGGGCAGGACAACATGGAGTTGCTACTGCTGCAGCTGCTGCAAAATTTGGAATGCAATGTGATATTTACATGGGAGCACTAGATGTAGAAAGACAAAGACTTAATGTTTTTCGTATGGAAATGTTGGGAGCAACTGTTCATGCTGTTGAAGAAGGAGAGAGAACATTAAAAGAAGCTGTTGATGCTGCATTTGAAGCATGGATAAATAATATAGATGATACTTTCTATGTACTCGGTTCTGCTGTTGGTCCTCACCCTTATCCAAGCATGGTAAAGGATTTCCAAAGAGTTATTAGCCAAGAAGCTCGTAGACAAATTTTAGAAAAAGAAAATCGTTTACCTGATATGGTAATTGCTTGTGTAGGTGGAGGTTCTAATGCTATTGGTGCTTTTGCGGAATTTATTTCTGATAAAGAAGTAAAATTAGTTGGAGTTGAGGCAGCAGGAAAAGGACTAAATACTGATAGACATGCAGCAACTCTTACTTTAGGAACTGTTGGAGTATTAGATGGTATGAAAACTTACGCACTATTTAATGAAGATGGTTCTGTAAAACCTGTTTACTCTATATCTCCTGGTTTAGATTATCCAGGTATTGGTCCAGAACATGCTTTTTTAAGAGATAGTAAAAGAGCTGAATATGTTCCTGCAACTGATGATGAAGCAGTTAATGCCCTATTACTTTTAACTAAAAAAGAAGGAATTATTCCAGCTATTGAAAGTTCTCATGCTCTAGCTGAAGTTATTAAAAGAGCTCCAAAACTTGATAAAGATAAAATTATTATTGTAAATATTTCTGGTCGTGGAGATAAAGATGTTGCAGCCATTGCTGAATATTTAAAAAATAAAAATTAA
- a CDS encoding O-methyltransferase: MLEELKEANEYISSKIDKYKNPNLELIKEIEKDAEINNVPIISKEIREYLKFIIRTNKNIKDILEVGTATAYSGITMLEEIQDRNGTLTTIEIDEDRFKIAQSNFKKSNLKGIEQIFGDATEEIKKLNKNYDFIFIDAAKGQYKKFFEDSYKLLNEGGIVFIDNILFRGYLYKESPKRFKTIVKRLDEFIDYLYENYDFILLPISDGVGLVYKK; this comes from the coding sequence ATGTTAGAAGAGTTAAAAGAAGCAAATGAATATATTTCATCAAAAATTGATAAATATAAAAACCCAAACTTAGAGTTAATAAAAGAAATAGAAAAAGATGCAGAAATAAATAATGTTCCTATAATAAGCAAAGAAATTAGAGAATATTTAAAGTTTATTATAAGGACTAATAAAAATATTAAAGATATTTTGGAAGTTGGCACTGCAACAGCTTATTCTGGAATTACTATGTTAGAAGAAATACAAGATAGAAATGGAACTTTAACAACAATAGAAATTGATGAAGATAGATTTAAAATAGCTCAATCTAATTTTAAAAAATCTAATTTAAAAGGAATAGAACAAATTTTTGGAGATGCAACAGAAGAAATTAAAAAACTAAATAAAAATTATGATTTTATCTTTATAGATGCAGCTAAGGGACAATATAAGAAATTTTTTGAAGATTCTTATAAACTTTTAAATGAAGGTGGTATAGTATTTATTGATAATATATTATTTAGAGGTTACTTATATAAAGAAAGTCCTAAAAGATTTAAAACTATAGTTAAAAGACTAGATGAATTTATAGATTACCTTTATGAAAATTATGATTTTATCTTACTTCCCATTTCTGATGGAGTTGGATTAGTTTATAAAAAATAA